In the genome of Drosophila yakuba strain Tai18E2 chromosome 3R, Prin_Dyak_Tai18E2_2.1, whole genome shotgun sequence, one region contains:
- the LOC6537250 gene encoding uncharacterized protein LOC6537250 codes for MSEEVIVRDQFEIPAVTSNESQSSLGNDPKIEPEKLMVCDEIDSTLNIAGVSEKDFEVSEKVDILEAKDTTGYKTPNQFKESDEAALEEITFVEGEEELSSGSSFTSCCSYRYMRKSILCREIRDASTLSLDSGIDIASTIDLFLNRDLDKEKDQLQGTPLYPDIEKKGSTVRIVMEKRELTATSEDSECDCELSLDEVYQRFSAWFNHNEIDTAFSSFMQADEDMDGYICLGELKRFLEKLEMPQTHLAAKNLMTHVVENHEERLNFCHALLIYGTVLNRLELRKWHLLDRERQRLARSKAVDVSKVGVSGAKQFFEAKIALQTDHLPINSDQPVARVPVHSLNKENTGSRRVNFKSAAALFKKLESEQ; via the coding sequence ATGTCAGAGGAAGTCATCGTCCGGGACCAGTTCGAAATCCCAGCAGTAACGTCGAACGAAAGTCAGAGTTCGCTCGGAAACGATCCGAAAATCGAGCCGGAAAAGCTGATGGTTTGCGATGAAATAGACAGCACGTTGAACATTGCAGGGGTATCTGAGAAAGATTTCGAGGTTTCAGAGAAGGTGGACATTTTGGAAGCGAAAGATACCACAGGCTATAAGACACCAAATCAGTTCAAAGAGTCGGATGAAGCGGCGCTTGAGGAGATCACCTTTGTAGAAGGGGAGGAGGAGCTCAGTTCCGGATCATCCTTTACATCCTGTTGCTCGTACAGATACATGCGAAAGTCGATCCTTTGCAGGGAGATACGTGACGCATCCACCTTGAGTTTGGATAGTGGCATTGATATTGCTTCCACAATCGATCTTTTTCTCAATCGGGATCTGGATAAAGAAAAAGATCAGTTACAAGGAACTCCCTTATATCCAGATATTGAGAAAAAAGGCTCAACCGTCAGGATCGTTATGGAGAAAAGAGAACTGACTGCCACTTCCGAGGATAGCGAATGTGATTGCGAACTCAGCTTGGACGAAGTTTACCAACGCTTCTCGGCTTGGTTCAATCACAACGAAATAGATACCGCATTTTCCTCGTTTATGCAGGCTGATGAAGATATGGATGGGTACATATGTCTGGGCGAGCTGAAGAGATTCCTGGAAAAACTCGAGATGCCACAAACCCATTTGGCAGCCAAAAACCTAATGACCCATGTGGTGGAAAATCACGAGGAACGCCTGAACTTTTGCCATGCACTTCTTATTTACGGCACTGTTTTGAATCGCTTGGAATTGAGGAAGTGGCATCTCTTGGATCGGGAACGACAGCGTTTGGCCCGAAGTAAGGCGGTGGATGTGTCGAAAGTGGGTGTTAGTGgtgcaaaacaatttttcgaAGCCAAAATAGCCCTGCAAACGGATCACTTACCTATTAATTCGGATCAACCGGTGGCCAGAGTTCCGGTTCACTCATTGAATAAGGAGAACACAGGCTCTAGAAGAGTAAATTTCAAGTCTGCTGCAGCTCTTTTTAAAAAGCTTGAAAGTGAACAGTAA
- the LOC120321774 gene encoding uncharacterized protein LOC120321774, producing the protein MDDKIILNDFSLTTLKDWLRILGQNTEGTKTELIARLQDIPTAVRGDCPPEHPQKNAPPGNDIFSSLDFQNCEINTDHVSVNAMNRKESTETGSERETNMFELQQLRAELAEAKAMLNGTRSSSQFQEQQQPEQSKATVSSVIQTAQFTQAGATKENTTFHSPQRSNERAESQRFPVDALALAKETITDYDGKTCARAWITVVKNIARTFNIDDNHLRILLITKLKGNAQVWLHAHPARLIEPIDNLLDQLSLTFGEQSSKAEIRRKFESRKWKTEENFCSYYDEKMALSNGINIDDDELLDQMIEGIPLQNFRTQARIQCFSTPSEMLRAFSNIRLPARREPPVQPTDYKDAIRCANCNSRGHKADICKKPKREPGSCYSCGQLGHLVAQCPTRKSVSTNNYNAS; encoded by the exons ATGGACGATAAAATCATCCTGAACGACTTTTCGCTGACAACCCTAAAAGATTGGCTACGTATTCTGGGCCAAAATACGGAGGGCACAAAAACCGAATTAATCGCGAGGCTGCAAGACATCCCAACGGCAGTTCGGGGCGATTGTCCACCGGAGCACCCCCAGAAAAACGCTCCACCAGGAAACGACATTTTTTCTTCACTGGATTTTCAGAATTGTGAAATTAACACCGATCACGTAAGTGTGAATGCAATGAACAGAAAAGAATCAACCGAAACTGGCAGTGAGAGGGAGACAAACATGTTCGAGCTACAGCAACTACGCGCAGAGCTAGCAGAAGCGAAGGCAATGCTTAACGGAACACGATCGAGCTCGCAGTtccaagaacaacaacaaccagagcAAAGCAAGGCTACAGTTAGTTCCGTTATCCAGACGGCGCAGTTTACGCAGGCTGGCGCCACAAAAGAGAACACAACATTTCACTCGCCGCAGCGATCCAACGAGAGAGCGGAGAGCCAGCGTTTTCCAGTTGATGCTCTCGCTCTCGCCAAAGAGACGATAACCGATTACGATGGGAAAACTTGCGCGCGTGCCTGGATAACAGTGGTCAAAAATATCGCACGCACTTTCAACATCGATGACAACCATTTACGCATCTTACTCATCACTAAACTTAAAGGAAACGCGCAAGTCTGGTTACATGCGCACCCTGCTCGATTGATCGAACCAATTGACAATTTGCTTGATCAACTGTCATTGACTTTTGGCGAGCAATCATCCAAGGCTGAGATCCGGCGAAAATTCGAGAGTCGCAAGTGGAAAACCGAGGAGAATTTCTGCAGTTATTACGACGAGAAGATGGCTCTCTCAAACGGGATAAACATCGACGACGACGAACTACTGGACCAGATGATAGAGGGCATACCGCTGCAAAATTTCCGTACCCAAGCACGGATTCAATGCTTCTCTACTCCGTCGGAGATGCTACGCGCATTTTCGAACATCCGTTTGCCAGCTCGGAGGGAGCCACCTGTACAGCCAACCGACTACAAAGATGCCATACGATGCGCAAACTGTAATTCAAGAGGACACAAAGCTGACATCTGCAAGAAGCCCAAACGTGAACCAGGTTCGTGCTACTCCTGTGGACAACTTGGACACCTGGTGGCACAATGTCCCACAAGGAAGAGCGTTTCAACTAATAATTAT AATGCCTCATAG